A window from Aliamphritea hakodatensis encodes these proteins:
- a CDS encoding DUF1653 domain-containing protein, whose translation MSESVTLQPGKYRHYKGAEYEVISVARHSETEEYLVVYRQCYGDESLWVRPYGMFTETVTVDGKTVPRFAFEG comes from the coding sequence ATGTCAGAGTCAGTCACGTTACAGCCCGGTAAGTATCGTCACTATAAAGGGGCGGAATACGAAGTTATCAGTGTTGCCCGGCATTCTGAAACAGAAGAATATCTGGTGGTCTACCGGCAGTGTTATGGCGATGAATCCCTGTGGGTACGCCCGTATGGAATGTTTACAGAAACGGTGACAGTTGATGGCAAAACCGTACCCCGTTTTGCTTTTGAGGGTTAG
- a CDS encoding MATE family efflux transporter, producing the protein MNPTPLSKRLSEIKTILILGLPIIIAQLSQTAIGFVDTLMAARVSAEDLAAVALGSSFWLPILLSMGGILMATTPLVAHHVGAGEEGETRVQFQQGQWIALCLTVVAIILLNNNTSLLEYMDIHGSLLIKTQAYLSALSWGVPAILFYQVIRSYCEGFGKTRPIMKIGILALLCNIPLNYIFIYGKLGLPAMGGVGCGWASAIVMWIMAIASSLYISKSELFKPIKLFNQWQNPQRKPLGSILRLGVPIGFTLLIEVSMFSVIALLVARLGEVVVAAHQITISFTGMVFMLPLSIAMAITIRVGQQLGAKNREGARFTATSGLLLTGSFSVISCSFMYLTATLIAQMYTPLTEVVTLASSLIVIAAIFQFSDAIQVVAAGALRGYKDTSVPLLVVFVAYWLIGLPSGYILGLTDLLVPAMGAAGFWYGLVIGLTIAAILLPWRLFRLAR; encoded by the coding sequence GTGAACCCAACTCCCCTGTCAAAGCGCCTGTCAGAAATCAAAACCATTCTGATACTCGGCCTGCCAATTATTATTGCTCAGTTATCCCAGACGGCCATTGGCTTCGTTGATACCCTGATGGCTGCCCGGGTCAGCGCAGAAGATCTTGCCGCGGTTGCCCTTGGCTCCAGCTTCTGGCTTCCGATCCTCCTGAGCATGGGCGGCATACTGATGGCAACCACCCCGCTGGTTGCCCACCACGTCGGCGCAGGCGAAGAAGGGGAAACCCGGGTTCAGTTTCAGCAGGGGCAATGGATTGCCCTGTGCCTGACCGTTGTGGCAATTATTCTGCTGAATAACAACACCTCCCTGCTTGAATACATGGATATCCACGGCAGTTTACTGATAAAAACCCAGGCATATTTATCAGCGCTGTCGTGGGGTGTTCCTGCCATACTGTTTTATCAGGTGATTCGCAGTTACTGTGAAGGCTTCGGCAAAACCCGGCCAATCATGAAAATTGGCATCCTTGCCCTGCTCTGTAATATTCCGCTGAATTACATCTTCATTTACGGAAAACTCGGCTTACCCGCGATGGGCGGTGTAGGTTGCGGCTGGGCCAGCGCGATTGTCATGTGGATAATGGCCATTGCCAGCAGCCTTTACATCAGTAAAAGCGAACTGTTTAAACCCATTAAGCTCTTTAATCAGTGGCAAAACCCACAACGTAAGCCATTGGGATCGATACTCCGCCTCGGGGTTCCGATCGGCTTTACGCTGCTGATTGAAGTCAGCATGTTCAGTGTTATCGCGCTGCTGGTTGCCCGCCTCGGTGAAGTAGTGGTTGCCGCCCATCAGATCACCATCAGCTTTACCGGAATGGTTTTCATGCTCCCCTTGAGTATTGCCATGGCAATTACCATTCGGGTTGGTCAGCAACTGGGGGCAAAAAACCGTGAAGGGGCCCGGTTTACCGCAACATCGGGCCTGCTACTCACCGGCAGTTTTTCTGTGATTTCCTGTAGTTTCATGTATCTGACGGCAACCCTCATTGCACAGATGTATACCCCGCTGACAGAGGTGGTTACACTTGCCAGCAGCCTGATTGTAATTGCAGCTATTTTTCAGTTTTCAGATGCAATTCAGGTTGTAGCCGCCGGTGCATTACGGGGCTACAAAGACACCAGCGTACCACTGCTGGTGGTATTCGTTGCGTACTGGCTGATTGGTCTGCCTTCAGGCTATATCCTCGGCCTGACTGACCTTCTCGTACCCGCCATGGGCGCTGCCGGTTTCTGGTACGGGCTGGTTATCGGACTGACCATTGCCGCTATACTGTTACCATGGCGTTTATTCCGTTTAGCCCGATAA
- a CDS encoding DNA topoisomerase I: MLQDNLIILLTVASIGFVAICINHFIASREQREEARIKRLRELRRKSELALNTITVLREASCRKEIIDKLSLFVTHMIEEISRLAPDSDLLAEISNLKDTNDNTQVAPGNFSSDKALKRAQLFISHAEQIFVEMAKMRMLTPTQVRHYQHDLYWLHVCVFADAHIQQGNDYLEQEDHLIALSHFKHAKAIITKTSVPQKKKKDRLEKLDKFITAARNPPETTKNPSEVSG, translated from the coding sequence ATGCTTCAAGACAACCTGATTATCTTACTGACTGTTGCCTCAATTGGTTTTGTTGCCATTTGTATCAACCACTTTATCGCCTCCCGGGAGCAGCGTGAAGAAGCCCGTATCAAGCGCCTGAGAGAGCTGCGCCGTAAATCTGAGCTGGCGCTGAACACGATTACCGTACTGCGGGAAGCCAGCTGCCGTAAAGAAATTATCGATAAGCTTAGCCTGTTCGTCACTCACATGATCGAAGAAATTTCCCGGCTGGCACCGGATTCTGACCTGCTGGCAGAAATCAGCAACCTTAAAGATACCAACGACAACACTCAGGTCGCACCCGGAAACTTCAGCAGTGACAAAGCCCTGAAACGGGCCCAGTTATTTATCAGTCATGCTGAACAGATTTTTGTTGAAATGGCAAAAATGCGCATGCTGACCCCCACGCAGGTACGCCATTATCAGCACGATTTGTACTGGCTGCATGTCTGCGTGTTTGCGGATGCCCACATTCAGCAGGGCAATGATTATCTGGAGCAGGAGGATCATCTGATTGCCCTGTCTCACTTTAAACACGCCAAAGCCATCATAACCAAGACCAGCGTACCCCAGAAAAAGAAAAAAGACCGCCTGGAAAAACTCGATAAATTTATCACTGCGGCCCGTAACCCACCGGAAACAACTAAAAACCCAAGTGAAGTCTCCGGCTAA
- a CDS encoding ATP-binding cassette domain-containing protein: MALIRLEKVSVAFGDKHLLDQVDFQLERGERVALVGLNGAGKSTLLKVIARHQATDDGELWQDGGAVIAELPQALPAADERKVRDVIAEGLGDAYQLVLRYHELAGQFDDAAMNEMTRLQHQIEEVDGWQLELRIEQILERLGLDGDVLMSSLSGGWRRRAALGAALVQSPDLLLLDEPTNHLDIETIEWLEKQLLEFKGGVLFISHDRSLVERLATRIIELDRGTLTSFPGSYQAYLDQKEKLLEEEARHNALFDKKLAEEEKWIRQGIKARRTRNEGRVRALKALRVERSERRNRQGKAKFNLEQADRSGKLVVEVSDVCQSFKGAPVVKDFSVRMQRGDRIGLIGPNGVGKSTLLKILLGELTPDSGEVRQGSNLEVAYFDQLRGQLKPEQTIIDNISEGRESITINGKSRHIISYLGDFLFTPERARTPVKALSGGECNRVMLAKLFSQPANLLVLDEPTNDLDIETLELLEEILMDFSGTLLLVSHDRAFLDNVVTSTLVFEGNGHIQEYVGGYQDWLRQRPDPAKQQPVPQKTVEEAPAEVAKPPAEKQKKLSYKLQRELDQLPEQLELAEAELARLHEVSSAGDFYSGDRDEVAKTLEALQQQEAEVERLMERWVELEAMQG; the protein is encoded by the coding sequence ATGGCGTTAATCAGACTAGAAAAAGTTTCCGTTGCCTTTGGTGATAAACATTTACTTGATCAGGTGGATTTCCAGCTGGAGAGAGGCGAGCGGGTTGCACTGGTCGGGCTAAATGGTGCCGGTAAGTCAACCTTGCTGAAAGTGATTGCCCGTCATCAGGCGACCGACGACGGAGAGCTGTGGCAGGACGGCGGTGCAGTTATTGCTGAATTACCTCAGGCGCTGCCTGCCGCGGATGAACGAAAGGTACGGGATGTCATTGCTGAAGGTCTGGGTGATGCCTATCAGCTGGTTTTACGTTATCACGAGCTGGCCGGTCAGTTTGATGATGCAGCAATGAATGAAATGACCCGTCTGCAGCATCAGATTGAAGAAGTGGATGGCTGGCAGCTCGAGCTGCGCATTGAGCAGATTCTGGAGCGGCTGGGGCTGGATGGCGATGTGCTGATGTCTTCCCTGTCTGGCGGATGGCGCCGCCGGGCGGCACTGGGTGCTGCGCTGGTGCAGTCGCCGGATTTGCTGTTGCTGGATGAGCCGACCAACCACCTGGATATTGAAACCATCGAGTGGCTTGAAAAACAGTTGCTTGAGTTTAAAGGCGGTGTGTTGTTTATCTCGCACGACCGTTCGCTGGTGGAGCGTCTGGCAACCCGGATTATTGAGCTGGACCGGGGCACACTGACCTCTTTCCCGGGCAGTTATCAGGCGTATCTTGATCAGAAAGAAAAGCTGCTGGAAGAAGAAGCCCGCCACAACGCGCTGTTTGATAAAAAACTGGCGGAAGAAGAAAAATGGATCCGTCAGGGAATTAAAGCGCGCCGGACCCGTAACGAAGGTCGGGTACGCGCCCTGAAAGCGCTGCGTGTCGAACGTTCTGAACGGCGTAACCGGCAGGGTAAAGCGAAGTTTAATCTGGAACAGGCGGACCGTTCAGGCAAGCTGGTGGTTGAGGTTTCAGATGTGTGCCAGAGCTTCAAAGGTGCACCCGTGGTTAAGGATTTCTCCGTCCGGATGCAGCGTGGGGACCGTATAGGTTTAATCGGCCCGAATGGTGTGGGCAAGAGTACATTGCTGAAAATCCTGTTGGGTGAGCTGACACCGGACAGCGGTGAAGTACGTCAGGGCTCAAATCTTGAAGTTGCTTACTTTGACCAGCTGCGTGGGCAGCTTAAGCCGGAACAAACCATTATTGATAATATTTCTGAAGGGCGGGAGAGCATTACCATTAATGGTAAGTCCCGTCACATTATCAGTTACCTGGGGGACTTTCTGTTCACCCCTGAACGTGCCAGAACGCCGGTTAAAGCGCTGTCAGGGGGCGAGTGTAACCGGGTCATGCTGGCGAAGCTGTTTTCTCAGCCGGCTAACCTGCTGGTACTTGATGAGCCGACCAACGATCTGGATATTGAAACCCTTGAACTGCTTGAAGAAATTCTCATGGATTTCAGTGGCACATTACTGCTGGTGAGTCACGACCGTGCGTTTCTGGATAATGTAGTTACTTCAACACTGGTGTTTGAAGGCAACGGCCATATCCAGGAATATGTCGGTGGGTATCAGGACTGGTTGCGACAGCGACCTGATCCTGCGAAGCAACAGCCTGTTCCGCAAAAGACGGTTGAAGAAGCGCCGGCAGAGGTGGCTAAACCGCCGGCAGAAAAGCAGAAAAAACTCAGCTATAAGTTACAGCGCGAGCTTGATCAGTTACCGGAACAGCTTGAGCTTGCAGAAGCAGAGCTGGCACGGTTGCATGAAGTCTCCAGTGCCGGTGATTTTTATAGCGGTGACCGTGATGAAGTGGCTAAAACGCTTGAGGCGTTGCAGCAGCAGGAAGCTGAAGTCGAGCGTTTAATGGAGCGCTGGGTTGAGCTTGAAGCAATGCAGGGCTGA
- a CDS encoding PHA/PHB synthase family protein, translating into MENNSNLFSNPQEFINYLNQESQKVLAMYSSAGSEDIFKQFSQSWTDLAAKSFEDPTAWVKAIADYQQAQFNLWQNLLSGKSSEQENAKSDRRFAAEEWSKNPVFSYIKESYFLGSKLLSEMASNANLSENEQRKLEFYTQQYIDAMSPTNFAVTNPEVMQQALDTNGQSLVDGLKNLLSDFEKGRISMTDESAFTLGDNIATTQGSVVFENEMLQLIQYAPTTEKVYARPTLIVPPCINKFYIMDLQEHNSYVKYCVDQGQTVFLISWLNPTVEQRDLNWDNYVEDGVLKAVSTVKDITDSSKINCVSWCIGGTILASTLAVLAKRKDDSIASATFLTTLTDFTDPGDLRVFIDEQQVEQIVQKVDEDGLLKGRSLATAFNMLRSNDLVWSYVVNNYLKGQNPAPFDILYWNSDSTNLPASMYNFYINNMYIGNKLVEPGGLTICGEQIDLRDITIPVYFLSTIDDHIAPWKGTFAGTELMQGNIEFVLGASGHVAGVINPVSKNRRHYWCSGELGKGPDHWLESAQREEGSWWSHWNKWIKPKAGKKTDAPATPGNASHPAIEPAPGRYVSVRVD; encoded by the coding sequence ATGGAAAACAACAGCAATCTCTTCTCTAATCCTCAGGAATTCATTAACTATCTGAATCAGGAAAGCCAGAAAGTGCTGGCGATGTATTCCTCTGCCGGCAGCGAAGACATATTCAAACAGTTCAGCCAGTCATGGACTGATCTGGCGGCAAAATCCTTTGAAGACCCTACCGCCTGGGTTAAAGCCATCGCAGACTATCAGCAAGCTCAGTTCAACCTGTGGCAAAATTTGCTCTCGGGCAAAAGCAGCGAACAGGAAAACGCTAAATCGGACCGCCGCTTTGCAGCCGAAGAATGGAGCAAAAACCCGGTATTTTCCTACATCAAGGAATCCTATTTCCTGGGCTCTAAGCTGCTAAGCGAAATGGCCTCCAACGCCAATCTCAGCGAAAACGAGCAGCGCAAGCTGGAGTTTTATACCCAGCAGTACATTGACGCCATGTCCCCAACCAACTTTGCAGTCACCAACCCTGAGGTGATGCAGCAAGCTCTGGACACCAACGGTCAGAGCCTGGTTGACGGCCTTAAAAACCTGCTGAGCGACTTTGAAAAAGGCCGTATCAGCATGACAGACGAGTCTGCATTCACCCTTGGGGATAACATTGCCACCACTCAAGGCAGCGTTGTATTTGAAAACGAAATGTTGCAACTTATTCAGTACGCCCCTACCACTGAAAAAGTCTATGCCCGCCCGACACTGATCGTCCCGCCGTGCATCAACAAGTTCTACATCATGGATCTGCAGGAACACAACTCGTATGTTAAATACTGTGTCGATCAGGGCCAGACCGTTTTCCTGATTTCCTGGCTGAACCCGACTGTCGAACAGCGGGACCTGAACTGGGATAACTATGTTGAAGATGGTGTTCTGAAAGCCGTCAGCACCGTTAAAGACATCACCGACAGCAGCAAAATCAACTGCGTTTCCTGGTGTATCGGCGGCACCATTCTGGCCTCCACACTGGCAGTTCTGGCAAAGCGTAAAGATGATTCAATTGCTTCCGCCACCTTCCTCACCACCCTGACCGACTTCACCGATCCGGGCGACCTGCGGGTATTCATCGATGAGCAGCAAGTTGAGCAGATCGTTCAGAAAGTTGATGAAGATGGCCTGCTTAAAGGCCGCAGCCTGGCAACAGCCTTTAACATGCTGCGCTCTAACGATCTGGTATGGTCTTACGTGGTAAACAATTACCTTAAAGGTCAGAACCCGGCGCCATTTGACATTCTCTACTGGAACAGCGATTCAACTAACCTCCCGGCCAGCATGTACAACTTCTACATCAACAACATGTACATTGGCAACAAACTGGTTGAACCCGGCGGACTGACCATCTGCGGTGAACAGATTGACCTGCGTGATATCACAATCCCTGTGTACTTCCTGTCTACCATCGACGACCACATCGCCCCCTGGAAAGGCACGTTTGCCGGTACCGAACTGATGCAGGGTAATATCGAATTTGTGCTGGGCGCCAGTGGCCATGTGGCTGGCGTAATCAACCCGGTTTCTAAAAACCGCCGCCACTACTGGTGCAGTGGGGAACTGGGCAAAGGCCCTGATCACTGGCTGGAAAGCGCCCAGCGGGAAGAAGGCAGCTGGTGGAGCCACTGGAATAAATGGATCAAACCCAAAGCCGGTAAAAAAACTGACGCACCTGCCACACCCGGTAACGCCAGCCATCCGGCAATCGAGCCGGCACCCGGTCGCTATGTAAGTGTCCGTGTGGATTAA
- a CDS encoding transglycosylase SLT domain-containing protein, which translates to MLARQKFYRNHFFSVIGLSLGLFCSQVSATTLDQQRQLYQDAKQSIKASEFGKLDSIKAKLADYPLLPYVEAAQLSKQLASVTQKQISEFGKQYPDVPVTTQLQQRWLNQLIRQKRWKAYLPALAKSGINGSEKYECYRRHALMETGHKAKAIAGIDAFWNVGHSRPDACDSSFEYWQKTKGGPSSALATSRFWKSVAAKQMSLAKYLRRFITAKQDKAVIDRFYKIQANPELLTKKNALKDDTLANRETYLYGLTRLSLSKPAAAAKTWLTVRDTLKFNTKRKESLNRRLASRLQSKAPKGALKLIEQLGDNQDETIQNRLFRTALIKEDWQEVFRLISNLPEETQKNERWVYWRTLAASHTQGLTPAASQAFVTLSKERSYYGLLAADILNRPFSLNPTATKPAGKALNTLAETPAFKRMFELYKQNEHYLARREWNRITQDADSDTFYAAATLAHQWGWHDQAIRGAAKARVWDAIDIRFPAPYTKIFDKMAAELEIDTNWARAVARQESAYQTTVRSSAGARGLMQLMPKTAKQTAKKFDVKYKGVTDLNRPVININLGSAYLAQMQKRFKGNQILATAAYNAGPHRVDQWLKARGHLPMDIWVETIPFRETNKYVRNVIAYHAIYATIAGESKHSLEQPAFELALQDAVGAKQSKTLRKQIKQQLSAY; encoded by the coding sequence ATGCTGGCCAGGCAAAAGTTTTATCGCAATCATTTTTTCAGTGTAATTGGTCTGAGTTTAGGGCTGTTCTGTAGCCAAGTCTCCGCCACAACCCTCGACCAGCAACGTCAGCTATATCAAGATGCCAAGCAATCCATCAAAGCATCCGAGTTCGGCAAACTTGATTCAATCAAAGCAAAACTCGCTGATTACCCGTTGCTGCCCTATGTGGAAGCTGCCCAACTGAGCAAGCAACTTGCCAGCGTAACCCAAAAGCAGATTTCTGAATTCGGCAAACAATACCCGGATGTCCCCGTTACCACACAACTGCAACAGCGCTGGCTGAACCAACTGATTCGTCAGAAACGTTGGAAAGCCTACCTGCCGGCACTGGCAAAATCCGGCATCAACGGCAGTGAAAAATATGAATGCTATCGCCGCCATGCACTGATGGAAACCGGGCACAAAGCTAAAGCCATTGCCGGTATAGATGCTTTCTGGAATGTCGGTCACTCCCGCCCTGACGCCTGTGACAGCAGCTTCGAATACTGGCAGAAAACTAAAGGCGGTCCATCTTCCGCACTGGCAACGTCCCGTTTCTGGAAAAGTGTTGCTGCCAAACAAATGTCACTGGCAAAATATTTACGGCGCTTTATCACCGCCAAACAGGATAAAGCCGTTATTGATCGCTTTTATAAAATTCAGGCGAATCCTGAACTGCTGACCAAAAAGAACGCCCTTAAAGATGATACCCTGGCTAACCGGGAAACGTATCTCTACGGCCTGACCCGGCTAAGCCTGAGCAAGCCGGCAGCGGCAGCCAAAACCTGGCTGACAGTGCGTGACACCCTGAAATTTAACACTAAACGGAAAGAATCACTCAACCGTAGACTGGCTTCACGGCTTCAAAGCAAGGCACCTAAAGGCGCACTGAAGCTGATAGAACAGCTGGGAGATAACCAGGACGAAACCATCCAGAACCGCCTCTTCCGTACGGCGCTGATCAAAGAAGACTGGCAGGAAGTTTTCCGCCTGATCAGTAACCTACCCGAAGAAACCCAGAAAAATGAACGCTGGGTCTACTGGCGCACTCTCGCCGCAAGCCACACTCAGGGTCTGACACCCGCCGCGTCACAGGCGTTTGTCACCCTCAGTAAAGAACGCAGTTACTACGGTTTGCTGGCGGCAGATATCCTTAACCGACCTTTCAGCCTGAATCCGACAGCTACTAAACCCGCCGGTAAAGCACTGAACACACTGGCGGAAACACCTGCCTTTAAGCGCATGTTCGAACTCTATAAACAAAACGAACACTACCTGGCACGGCGGGAATGGAACCGTATCACTCAGGATGCCGACTCAGACACCTTCTATGCAGCTGCAACCCTTGCGCATCAGTGGGGCTGGCACGACCAGGCGATCCGCGGCGCCGCTAAAGCCCGGGTCTGGGATGCGATCGATATCCGTTTTCCGGCCCCTTATACCAAAATCTTCGACAAGATGGCGGCTGAGCTGGAAATTGATACCAACTGGGCACGGGCTGTCGCCCGTCAGGAAAGCGCCTACCAAACCACGGTACGCTCAAGTGCCGGCGCCCGTGGTCTGATGCAACTGATGCCCAAAACCGCTAAACAGACAGCCAAGAAGTTTGACGTGAAATACAAAGGTGTTACCGACCTGAACCGGCCGGTTATCAATATCAACCTTGGCAGCGCTTACCTGGCACAAATGCAAAAACGCTTTAAGGGCAACCAAATACTGGCAACAGCAGCTTATAATGCCGGCCCCCACCGGGTTGATCAGTGGCTGAAAGCCCGCGGACATCTGCCTATGGACATCTGGGTAGAAACCATCCCTTTCAGGGAAACCAATAAATATGTCCGTAACGTCATTGCCTATCACGCCATCTATGCCACCATAGCCGGCGAATCTAAGCACTCCCTTGAACAACCGGCCTTTGAACTGGCACTGCAGGACGCCGTCGGCGCAAAGCAAAGCAAAACCCTGCGCAAGCAGATTAAACAGCAACTGAGCGCCTACTAA
- a CDS encoding universal stress protein — MSIYNHILLAVDLSEASHQLVEKVRIIAQSCQSDLSLIHVIEPLSFAYGGDVPMDLTAIQEQLDEHAQEKIRKFSAALDYPIKHQHIVSGHTESEIHRIAEETNCDLIVVGSHGRQGLALLLGSTANGVLHGANCDVLAIRLAEEE, encoded by the coding sequence ATGAGCATTTATAACCATATTCTGCTTGCTGTAGACCTGTCTGAAGCATCCCACCAACTGGTGGAAAAAGTACGCATCATTGCGCAAAGCTGCCAATCTGATCTGTCACTGATCCATGTGATAGAGCCCCTGAGTTTTGCCTACGGTGGCGACGTCCCCATGGACCTCACCGCTATCCAGGAACAATTGGATGAGCACGCTCAGGAAAAAATCCGTAAATTCAGCGCGGCCCTGGACTATCCCATCAAGCATCAGCATATCGTCAGCGGCCATACAGAGAGTGAAATTCACCGTATAGCCGAAGAAACAAACTGCGACCTGATTGTTGTCGGTAGCCATGGCCGTCAGGGCCTTGCATTGCTGCTGGGCTCCACCGCAAACGGCGTCCTGCACGGCGCTAACTGTGACGTCCTGGCCATCCGGCTGGCTGAGGAAGAGTAA
- a CDS encoding glutaredoxin family protein gives MRKFLLMGTEGCHLCDDAAAIVVATLNPALHEAELVDIAFEDEYMTRYAVRIPVLLDDASGKELDWPFDQPALQDFLRGLEVSE, from the coding sequence ATGCGTAAGTTTTTATTGATGGGCACTGAGGGTTGTCATCTGTGTGATGATGCCGCTGCAATCGTTGTAGCAACGCTTAACCCTGCGCTGCACGAAGCGGAGCTGGTAGATATTGCCTTTGAAGATGAATATATGACCCGTTATGCCGTTCGTATCCCGGTTCTGCTTGATGACGCCAGTGGTAAAGAGCTGGACTGGCCCTTTGATCAGCCCGCTTTGCAGGATTTTCTTCGCGGTCTGGAGGTCAGCGAGTAG
- a CDS encoding TatD family hydrolase, whose amino-acid sequence MRTFTPQSAEQVLIDIGVNLSDSSFTKDWQEVAEQAQLAGVSPLILTGTNMSENRQCQEMCQQSSAPLFTTAGVHPHSASEYSTETTRQLRQLLKQEKVVAVGETGLDFNRNFSSPEAQVYAFEQQLELAAETGLPLFLHERDAHQKQLEMLTACREHISGGVAHCFTGTQEELYNYLDLDLHIGITGWICDERRGSHLHPLLKDIPSDRLMLETDAPYLLPRDIRPKPKSRRNTPLNLPHILQVVAELVGKPAEQVARESRTTSLTFFNLQDLL is encoded by the coding sequence ATGCGAACATTCACCCCGCAAAGTGCCGAACAAGTACTGATCGATATAGGCGTTAACCTTAGCGATTCCAGCTTTACAAAAGACTGGCAGGAAGTGGCTGAGCAGGCGCAGCTCGCCGGTGTTTCACCTCTGATCCTTACCGGCACCAATATGTCTGAAAACCGCCAGTGTCAGGAAATGTGTCAACAGAGCAGCGCCCCGCTGTTCACCACGGCCGGCGTACACCCTCACTCGGCCAGCGAGTACAGTACCGAAACAACCCGGCAGTTACGCCAGCTTTTAAAGCAAGAGAAGGTAGTCGCGGTCGGCGAAACAGGTCTGGATTTCAACCGTAATTTTTCTTCACCTGAGGCGCAGGTATACGCTTTCGAACAACAACTGGAACTGGCAGCAGAAACGGGCCTTCCCCTGTTTTTACATGAACGGGATGCCCATCAGAAACAACTGGAAATGCTAACCGCCTGCCGAGAACATATCAGTGGCGGGGTCGCCCACTGCTTTACCGGCACCCAGGAAGAACTGTACAACTATCTGGACCTGGACCTGCACATCGGAATTACCGGATGGATTTGTGATGAACGTCGCGGCAGTCATCTGCATCCATTGCTGAAAGACATTCCCTCAGACCGCCTGATGCTGGAAACAGATGCGCCGTATCTGTTACCACGGGACATTCGTCCAAAACCCAAAAGCCGGCGTAACACACCACTGAATCTGCCTCACATCCTGCAGGTAGTCGCAGAGCTGGTGGGTAAACCTGCAGAACAGGTCGCCCGGGAAAGCCGCACAACCAGCCTTACGTTCTTTAACTTACAGGACCTGCTTTAA